The window CCCTCGGCGACCCACATGTCGTGCTCGTGCAGGGAGTCGCGGGCGGCGTGCGGGTGTGACGGCCAGTCCTGCCGGCGGTCACTGGCGACCGGGATCATGTAGTTGCGGACCGGGTCGGCGTAGAACGACGCGGTGTCCGGCACCCGGTCCGGGACCATCGTGTTGATCATCTGGGGCGGGATCAGCATCGACATCGTGGCCAGTTGCTGCTGGTCGGCTTCGAGGTCGGCGTAGAAGCTCTCGTCGACCAGGTCGCCGAGGACCGTACGCAGCTGCTTGATGTTCTTGACGCAGTTGACCCGCTGCCATTGCGAGGACTGCCACTGCTGGGCCGTCACGTCGCGCCAGCCGGGGAACCGGGTCCAGTCCGGCTCGATCAGCTCGCGCCGCTGGTATTCGTACGGCTGGCCTGCCAGGTCGTCCGCCACCGGAAGATCCTCCCTCGTTGGATTCGGATCAAGGTACCGGAGATTATCCGGCCTAGTAACCATGTATACGCAGGATTTACGGTGAAGGCTGCTCTGTGAGAGTGTTTTTAACGCGTGGAGATCGTGAGGAGCATGAGCATGGTGGGGTTGCGGCGGGTAGTGGAACCGGCGGGCGTGCTGCCGCAGGCCGCCTGGCGGCTGGCCGCGTCGCCGGAGATCGGGCCGGACGAGACCCGGATCCGGGTGCGGCGGCTCAACCTCGACGCCGCCAGTTATCGGCAGCTGGCCGAGAAGCATGCGAACAACGGCGACGCGATCCGGGCCGAGGTGCTCGACATCGTGCGGACGCGCGGCAAGATGCACAATCCGGTCACCGGGTCGGGCGGCATGCTGATCGGGGTGGTCGAGGAGGTCGGGCCGGAGTCGCCGCTGGCGGTCAAGCCGGGGGACCTGGTGGCCACGCTGGTGTCGCTGACGCTGACGCCGCTGGTGATCACCGACGGGCTGGCCGGGTGGGACGGGCTCAGTGAGCAGGTGCCGGCCGAGGGCACGGCGATCCTGTTCGGGCGCTCGATCGTCGGCGTGCTGCCCGACGATCTGCCGCCGGAGCTGGCGCTCGCCGTCTACGACGTGTGCGGGGCGCCGGCACTGACCGACCGCGTGGTCCGGGGCTATCCGGCCGGGGCGAAGGTCGTGGTGCTCGGCGGCGCGGGCAAGAGCGGGTCACTCACGCTGGCTGCGGCGCGGCGCGCGGGTGCCCGTACCCAGGCCGTGGTGGTGAATGAAAGGGAGCGGGACGCGCTGGTCGAGGCCGGACTGGCGGATGAGGTCGCGATCGCCGACGCCCGAAATCCGGTCGCCGTCGCCGCAGCCGTGGGGGAGCCCGCCGACGTGACGGTGGTCTGCGTGGACGTGCCCGGCTGCGAGCACGGCGCGATCCTGGCCACCGCGAACGGCGGCACCGTCATCTTCTTCTCGATGGCGACCAGCTTCCCGGCGGCCGCGCTCGGCGCCGAGGGTCTGGCGGCGGACGTGACGATGCTCATCGGTAACGGTTATGTGCCTGGTCATGCCGAGTTCGCGGTCGATCTGCTGCGTCAGGTTCCCGCGGTGCGGGCGCTTTTCGAGGCGCGGATCGCGGCAGACTGACCGGCATGACGAACACTCCCTCGGTCCGCTACGTCAACGGCCACTTCTACTCGGCCGCGGAACCCCGCGCCACCGCCATGGTCACCCGGGGCGACACGATCGCCTGGCTGGGTGACTCCGCCGACGCCCCCGCCGCCGACATGACGGTCGACCTGGGCGGTGCCCTGGTCACGCCGGCGTTCGTGGACGCGCATCTGCACGCCACCGACACCGGTCTGGCGTTCGACGGGCTGGACCTGTCCGGCGTCCGGTCACCGGGTGAGCTGCTGGACCGGGTGGCGGCGTTCGCGGCGACCAGGCCGGCCGACGGGGTGGTGCACGGGCACGGCTGGGACGAGTCGACCTGGACCGACCAGACGCCACCGACCGCGGCCGAGCTGGAGCGGGCCGCGGCGGGCCGCCGGGTGTATCTGTCGCAGGCGTCGGTGCATTCGGCGCTGGCGTCGTCGTCGCTGCTGCCGGCCGCGGCCGGGGTGGAGGGTTACCACGAGTCGGGCTGGGTGCGGGAGGCCGCGCACCACGCGGTCCGGGCGATCGCGCTGGGCTCGCTGACGACGGCCCAGCGGACCGCGGCGCAGACGACGGCCCTACAGAAGGCGGCGTCGATGGGCATCGCCGCGGTGCACGAGTGCGCCGGTCCGGGCACGTCCAGCGAGGACGACTTCGCGTCGGTGCTGGCGCTGTCCGGGCGGGGGCTGCCGCAGGTGTTCGGGTTCTGGGGTGAGCTGGGTGGCGCCGAGCGGGCGCGGGAGCTGGGCGCCCACGGTGCCGCCGGTGACCTGTACGCGGATGGCGCGCTCGGTTCGCGGACGGCGTCGGTGCGTGCGCCGTACCACGACGGCGACCACGGCTGCGGCGAGGCGTTCATCACCGCCGAGCAGGCCGCCGAGCATCTGCTGGACTGCATCCGGGTCGGGTTCCAGGGCGGTTTCCACGCGATCGGTGACGCCGCCATCGCGACGGTGCTGGAGGGTTTCGCGATCGCGGCCAAGAAGGTCGGCGTGGACCGGCTGCGCGAGGGACATCACCGGATCGAGCACGTCGAGCTGATCGACAAGGCGATGATCGCCCGGATGGTCGAGTTCGGCGTGATCGCCTCGGTGCAGCCGGTGTTCGACGCCCTGTGGGGCGGTTCGGACCGGATGTACGCGCAGCGTCTGGGCGTGGAGCGGGCGCTGGCCAGCAACCCGATCGGTGCGATGCACGCGACCGGGGTGGCGCTGGCGTTCGGCTCGGATTCGCCGGTGACGGCGCTGGACCCGTGGGCGATCGTGCTGGCGGCGGCCGCCCCGCGTAACCCCCGGTTCCGGATGAGTATGCGGTCGGCGTTCGCGGCGAGCACCGCGGGCGGCTGGCGGGCGGCCGCGGTGTCCGGCGCGGGTGTGCTCAAGCCCGGCGCGTCGGCGACCCTCGCGGTCTGGGACACCCCCGGTGGTGTCGACGGTGGTCTTCCGGCGCTGCTGCCGGACATGGACGGTGTCACTCCGGAACGGCCGGTCTGCCTGCGGACCGTGCTGCACGGCGCGACGATTTTCGAGAGGTAACGGAGGCGTTTTCTTTGGCCGGGAAGCTGGATCTGGATCCTGCCGTGGTGGCGCGGGCAAGGGCGCTCGCGGTACGTGCGGGGCAGCCCGTGGTCGACCTGGCGCGGTCGCACACCACCGTGTCGGTGGAGCGTGCGGTGCTGCGTCTGGCCGGGGTGACGGGCGCCGACCCGGACGGCATCCCGTGGGTGAATCGGCTGGTCGACGCGGTGCGCGCGGACGTCGGGCTCGGTCACGGGGTGGCCGTCCCGGTGTTCCACGCGATGGAGACGGCGGGTGTGGAGGACGTGACGGTCCTGGCGCAGAAGGCCGCCGCCGGGTCGATCCGTTTCACCATGCCCGCTCGTCCCGCCAAGGCCCGGCAGCGGGCCGAACGGGCCACCGCCGCCGGTTTGAAGACGATCGACCGGCGCCGGGCCGAACGGGACCGGCTGATCAAGCGGTTCGGTGATCCGAAACAGCGGCCGTGGATCTACCTGATCGTCGCGACCGGGGACATCTACGAGGACATCCCGCAGGCGCAGGCGGCGGCCCGGGCCGGTGCCGACGTGATCGCGGTGATCCGGTCGACCGGCCAGTCGCTGCTGGACTACGTGCCGGAGGGCGCGACCCGGGAGGGGTTCGCCGGCACGTACGCCACGCAGGAGAACTTCCGGCTGATGCGGGCGGCGCTGGACGAGACGTCGAAGGAGGTGGGCCGCTACGTGCGGCTCACCAACTACGCGTCCGGGCTGTGCATGCCGGAGATCGCCACGCTGGCCGGGCTGCAGCGCCTGGACATGATGCTGAACGACTCGATGTACGGGATCCTGTTCCGCGACATCAACCCGATCCGCACCTTCGTCGACCAGCGGTTCTCCCGACAGATCCACGCCCGCGCCGGGATCATCATCAACACCGGCGAGGACAACTACCTGACCACGGCCGACGCGGTGGACGCGGCGCACACGGTGACAGTGTCGCAGCTGATGAACGAGTATTTCGCTCATGAGGCGGGGCTGGCGGACTGGCAGCTGGGCTTGGGCCACGCATTTGAGATAAATCCGGACCTGCCGGACTCGTTCCGGCTGGAACTGGCGCATGCGCTGCTCGCTCGCGAGCTGTTCCCGGACGCGCCGCTGAAGTGGATGCCGCCGACCAAGCACATGACCGGCGACGTCTTCCGCGGCAACCTCCTCGACGGCTTCTTCAACCTCGCCGGGGCTCTGACCGGCCAGGGCATCCTGCTGGTCGGCATGATGACCGAGGCGGTCGTCACCCCCTGGCTGTCCGACCGGGACATCGCACTGCAGAATGTCCGGTACGTCCTCAACGGTGCCGGGAACCTGCACGAGGACTTCACCCCGGGCCCGTTCATTCGGGGCCGGGCCGACCAGGTCCTGAGCGAGGCCATCGACCTGCTGGAGAAAATCGTCGACGACGGCATGCTCAACGCCATCGCCGACGGCACCTTCGGCATCATGAAGCGGCCGGCCGACCGGGGCAAAGGCCTCGACGGGGTCTCGAAGATCGACGAGGACTACTACAACCCGGCGGTGGAGTCATGATCGTTCGCCCTTACGGGGACACCACCGGCGACGGCATGGTGCAGCTCTCCTTCACTCTCCCGATTCCGCACGACAAACGGGCCGAGGGTGCCGCCCTCCAGTTGGCCGGCAAGATGGGCATGGACCCGGCGATGCTGGTGCACGCCAAGCAGATGGGCGACGGTTTCACGTTCTTCGTGGTCTACGGCAAGGTCGCCCACCTCGTCGACACCGACAAGGTGCAGGTCGTCGAGCGTGACTTCCCGCTGCTCAGCGCCAAAGAGGTAAACGCGACGATCAAGCGCCGGATGCGACGGCGACTCAACGTGGTCGGCGCGTGCATCGGCACCGACGCGCACACCGTCGGCATCGACGCCATCCTCAACCTCAAGGGCATCGCGGGGGAGAAGGGCCTGGAGTACTACTCCGAGCTGTCGGTGACCAACATGGGCGCCCAGGTGTCGGTGCCCGACCTGGTGGAGACGGCCCGCGCGAAGAAGGCCGACGCGGTGTTGGTGTCCCAGGTGGTCACCCAGCGCGACGCCCATCTGCAGAACACCCGGGCCATGTCGGCGGCGTTCCGGGAGGCGCTGCCCGCCGGGAAACGGCCGCTGCTGATCGTCGGCGGCCCCCGCTTCGACGAGCTGATGGCGCCGGAGCTGGGCGTCGACCGGATCTTCAGCCGCGGCACCACCCCGCGTGAGGTGGCCTCCTATCTCGTCCACGCCCTCGCCGGAGGTTCGCAGTGATCACCGTGACGCACCGCCGCTACGTGCCCTACGCACACGCCCACTACGCCGGGAACCTCGTCGACGGCGCCTACTCGCTCGGCCTGTTCGGCGACGTGGCCACCGAGATCTGCATCCGGCTCGACGGTGACGAGGGGCTGTTCGCGTCCTACGACGACGTGCAGTTCAAAGCGCCGGTCCGGGCCGGAGACGTCCTGGAGATCGTCGGCACGGTCACCAAGATGGGCACCCGCTCCCGGAAGATCAGTTTCGAGGTGCGGGTCGTCTGCCGTGGTACCGACGGGTCGGCGGCCCAGGTGCTGACCGAACCGATCGTGGCCACCACCGCGGTCGGCACGGTCGTGGTGCCGCCGAAGCCGTGACGACCGCCGTCTGCGTCGACGTCGGGTCCACGTACACCAAAGCCGCCAAGATCGACCTGAACGGCGCGGAACTGATCCGCCGCGCCGAAGTGCCGACCACCGCGTCATCGGACGTCCTGGCGGGCCTGGACGCCGCCGTCGCCGCCGTGGGCGGCGGCGACCGGCTCTACGTCTGTTCGTCGGCGGGCGGTGGCCTACGCCTGGCCGTCATCGGCTACGAGCAGCTGGTCACCGCCGAAGCCGGACACCGCGTCGGCCTCTCCGCCGGCGCGCAGGTCGTGCACGTCGCCGCCGGTCCGATGACCGGCCCGGACCTGACCCGGCTGCGCGCCACCCGCCCGGACGTCCTGCTGCTGGCCGGCGGCACCGACGGCGGCGACGCCGAAACCCTTCTCCACAATGCCCGACGACTCGCCGCGGCCCGCCTCCGCATTCCGGTGGTTCTTGCCGGAAATCTGGAGGTACGAGACGAGGCGCACACGATTCTGACCGGACGCGGTGTCCCCGTCACCGCTACCGCGAACGTGTTGCCGCGCATCGGTGTGCTCGACCCACTGCCGGCCCGCGCCGCGATCCGTGACGTGTTCCTGCGGCACGTCATCGGCGGCAAACGGCTGTCCAAAGGCCGGCGGTTCGCCCGGCTCGTGCGGGCCGCCACCCCCGACGCCGTGCTGGCCGGCGTGGAGGCACTGGCCGACCTCACCGGCTACGGCATCCTGGTCGTCGACGTGGGCGGCGCCACCACCGACGTGTACTCGGCGCTCGTCCCGGACGCCGAAGCCGAGACCGGGCCACGCCGTGACGTGGCCGGCACCCTGTGGCGGGCCCGGACCGTCGAGGGCGACCTCGGGGTGGCCGTCGGCGCCGACGGCACCCGCACCGCCGCGGTGGCCGAGAAACTGTCCGTCCCCGACGGCGACCGACAGCTCGCCGCCACCGCCGCGGTGATCGCGCTACGGCGGCACGCCCGCGGCCGCCCCGGCCTACGTGACGTACGTCTCGTCATCGGCTCCGGCGGGGTCCTGCGACACGGCGGCGGCGACGAGGTGCTCCAGGCCGTCCTGGCCGACGTCGGCGGTGGCTGGGCACCACCCGAACGGGCTCGTTCCCTGGTCGATGAGCAGTACATATTGGCCGCTGCGGGCCTGCTCGCGGCCGAACATCCGGACGTCGCCGCCCGACTGCTGGGTAACTCGATCCGGTAATCCGGATGACACGCCGATGAATGAGACACGCCGCGACACGGGGCGTCCGGTTGACAGACGGCCGGGGGAGGGACGTACCGTCTTCAGGTCCTGTTCCATGTTTCGTCGTCCACTGGCCGCAGTCCCCGCAGGGGTCGCGCGTTCTGCCAGGTCCAGGGGGCGCCGCGACACAGGCGGCACGAGACGGGCTACGCACGGGTGGCCCTCCGAGGGCCGGGATCATGGCCAGTAGACAACGGCACGACGCGGGCAGCCGGCGCGCGGCGGGTCGGTCCGAAGGTCATGACGAGGTCACCGGATTTCGTACGCCGCCCACCGGCTCCCGCCTACCGCAAGCGGGGTTCCGCCGGCCGCGAGCCGGTTTTTCACCGGCCGCAAACAGGTGTGGAGCACTCGAGGGGCGTGGTCGTATCGTGACCGCGCCCCTCCGTCGCCCCTGCATATCCCGGGTAGCCTGCCGAGCGTGGAAATGACACTGCCCCCTCCGGCGCTCACCGAGCCGGGCCCCGCGGCCGACGTGCCGCCGCGCCCGCTGCGGTTGCCGGTGGCCGTGGCGCTGGCCGTCGCCTCCGGCGTCGCCCTGCTGCTGGCCCTGCCTCCGTACGACCTGTGGTGGCTCGCCCCCGTCGGAGTGGCGCTGCTCGCCGCGGCCGTACACCGCAGGCGCCTGCGGGCCGGGTTCGGACTCGGTTACCTGACCGGGCTGGTGCTGTTCGTCCCCCTGCTGGAGTGGACCACCATCGGCGCCGGTTGGCTGCCCTGGATCATCCTCAGCGTCGCGCAGGCCGCCTACATCGGCCTGGCCGGCCTGGCCGGGGCCTGGACGTCGCCGCTGGCCGACCGTTGGCGGGCACTGTGGCCACTGCTCACCGGCCTGATCTGGGCCGGGCAGGAGTTCCTGCGCGACCGCACCCCCTTCGGTGGCTTCCCGTGGGGACGGCTCGCGTTCTCCCAGGGTGACGCCCCCACGCTGCGCCTGGCCGCGTACGGCGGCGCGCCCCTGGTCACCTTCGTGGTCGCGATCGCCGGTGGTGCCCTGCTCGCCCTGGCCTGGCGGCGCACCGGCGTCCTGGCCGCCGCCGGGTTCGCCGCGCTGACCGCCGTCCTGCTCGTCGGCCCGGCCGTGCTGCCCCTGGCCGGCATCGGCGGACCGACCACCACGGTGGCCATCGTGCAGGGCAACGTGCCCCGCCTCGGCCTCGACTTCAACGCCCAGCGGCGGGCGGTCCTCGACAACCACGTCAACGCCACCATCGCGCTGGCCGCCGACGTCGCCGCCGGCCGACAGAAACAACCGGGCCTGGTCGTCTGGCCGGAGAACTCCAGCGACATCGACCCGCTGCGCAACGACGACGCGGCCGCGCTCATCCAGTCCGCCGCCGACGCGATCAAGGCGCCCATCCTGGTCGGCACCCTGCAGCGCACCGACGTGGAGGGTGACATCTACAACGTCGGCATCCTGTGGCGTCCCGGCGGTGCCGGCCCCGACCTGGACCAGCAGTATGAGAAACGGCACCCGGTCCCGTTCGCCGAGTACATGCCGCTGCGCTCGATCGCCCGTCTGGTCACCGACAAGGTCGAGCTGGTCCGCAACATGCTCGCCGGCGACCACCCGGGTGTCATCGACACCGGTGCGGTGGTCGTCGGTGACGTGATCTGCTTCGAGGTCGCCTACGACGGCATCGTCCGCGACACCGTCGACGGCGGCGCGCAGATCCTCACCGTGCAGACCAACAACGCCACCTTCAACGAGGCCGAGGCCCTGCAACAGCTGGCCATGGTACGGCTGCGGGCCGTCGAGCACGGCCGCGAGGCCCTGATGGTGTCCACCGTCGGAGTGTCCGGTTTCGTGGATGGCGAGGGTTCAGTCCACGGTTCGACCGGTTTCAACACCGGTGCGGTGGTGGTCCGTGACATGAACCTTGACGGACCGCGTACGCTGGCGACTCGTTCGGGCCACTGGCCCGAGGTGCTGATCGTCTTTGGTACGGTCTGCGCCCTCATCGGCGTGCTGCCCCTGCGCCGCCGTAAGACGAGAATCGACAGTGACGACGTGACAGTTTCGGAGGAACGGTGAGCGAGGCCGAAGGCTACCCGGGAGTGGGACGGGTCCTCGTGATCATCCCCACGTACAACGAGGCGGACAATGTCCGGCTGATCACCGAACGGGTGCGTAAGGCGACTCCTGCCGTCGACATCCTGATCGCCGACGACAACTCCCCGGACGGCACCGGCGCCATCGCCGACGAGCTCGCGCAGGCCGACGACCACATCTTCGTGCTGCACCGGGCCGGCAAGGAGGGCCTCGGCGCCGCCTACAAGGCCGGTTTCGCGTGGGGTAAGGACAAGGGCTACGACGCGGTCGTCGAGATGGACGCCGACGGCTCCCACGCCCCCGAGGAGCTGCCGCTGCTGCTGGACGCGCTCAAGGACCACGACGTGGTCCTCGGCACCCGCTACATCCCCGGCGGGAGTGTCCACAACTGGCCGATGCGGCGGCTGCTGCTGTCCCGCGGCGGCAACATCTACATCCGGATGGCGCTCGGCATGCCCTTCAAGGACGCCACCGGCGGCTACCGGGCGTACCGGATCGCCGTCCTCGACAAGATCGACGTCGGGACGATCGCGTCCACCGGCTACTCGTTCCAGGTCGAGATGGCCTGGCGTTCGTACCGGCAGGGCTTCCGGATGAAGGAGGTGCCGATCACGTTCACCGAGCGCGAGATCGGTGTCTCCAAGATGAGCGGCAACATCTTCAAGGAACAGCTGCTGAGGGTCACCGTGTGGGGTGTGCAGGCCCGCAAGGAGAGCCTGGTCAACCTGGTCGGCCGCAAACCGCGTTAAGGAAACACTCAGCTTCGAGGTGTCATGCTTGAGCGAGCCCGTCGTGAGGCGGGCTCGCGTGGCACCCTCCGGAGGATCGACGATGCGCCGAAGCCGACTGGCCTATCTGCCCCTAGTGTTTCCGCTGCTCGCCTTCGCTGAGTTCCTGGCTTTCGTCTCGGTGGCGCACGCCATCGGTTTCCTCTGGGCGTCGCTTCTGCTCGCCGCCTCCAGCGCCGCCGGTGTCCTGCTGCTGCGCCGTGAGGGCATCCGCGGTTTCCGCGCCTTCCAGGAGGCCACCCGCGACGGCCGGCCCCCGGCCGCCGAGGTCACCAACTCGCTGATCGGCCTGGCCGGGGCGTTGCTGCTGGCCCTGCCCGGTTTCATCACCGGCGTCACCGGCATCGTCCTGCTGTTGCCGCCGAGCCGTTTCCTGGCCCGGCGCGGCGTCGAGCGCCTCGCCTCCCGCCGTCTGGGCGGCGCCGCCACCGGCGACCTGTTCGGCCCACGCCGAGTCCGAGTCCACCAGAGCGACCCGGTAACGGTCGTCGTGGTCGACGAACAGCGCCCCACTCCACCTGCCGCAGCCATCGAGGGCGAAATCGTCCGCTGACCCACACCGGCCGCTTGCCCGCCGCTTTTCCTGGGCAGCTGCTTGCGCTGAGTGGCCGGCGCGGGTCGTTTCAGCGCTGCGCGTCTGGACGCATCGCCTCAGCGCTGCGCGGCGTGGGGGTCGTTTCGGTGCTGCGAGTCCCGGGCGGGTGGTCTTAGTGCTGCGCGGAGTG of the Actinoplanes sichuanensis genome contains:
- a CDS encoding polyprenol monophosphomannose synthase, which gives rise to MSEAEGYPGVGRVLVIIPTYNEADNVRLITERVRKATPAVDILIADDNSPDGTGAIADELAQADDHIFVLHRAGKEGLGAAYKAGFAWGKDKGYDAVVEMDADGSHAPEELPLLLDALKDHDVVLGTRYIPGGSVHNWPMRRLLLSRGGNIYIRMALGMPFKDATGGYRAYRIAVLDKIDVGTIASTGYSFQVEMAWRSYRQGFRMKEVPITFTEREIGVSKMSGNIFKEQLLRVTVWGVQARKESLVNLVGRKPR
- a CDS encoding glutamate mutase L, encoding MTTAVCVDVGSTYTKAAKIDLNGAELIRRAEVPTTASSDVLAGLDAAVAAVGGGDRLYVCSSAGGGLRLAVIGYEQLVTAEAGHRVGLSAGAQVVHVAAGPMTGPDLTRLRATRPDVLLLAGGTDGGDAETLLHNARRLAAARLRIPVVLAGNLEVRDEAHTILTGRGVPVTATANVLPRIGVLDPLPARAAIRDVFLRHVIGGKRLSKGRRFARLVRAATPDAVLAGVEALADLTGYGILVVDVGGATTDVYSALVPDAEAETGPRRDVAGTLWRARTVEGDLGVAVGADGTRTAAVAEKLSVPDGDRQLAATAAVIALRRHARGRPGLRDVRLVIGSGGVLRHGGGDEVLQAVLADVGGGWAPPERARSLVDEQYILAAAGLLAAEHPDVAARLLGNSIR
- a CDS encoding FxsA family protein — protein: MRRSRLAYLPLVFPLLAFAEFLAFVSVAHAIGFLWASLLLAASSAAGVLLLRREGIRGFRAFQEATRDGRPPAAEVTNSLIGLAGALLLALPGFITGVTGIVLLLPPSRFLARRGVERLASRRLGGAATGDLFGPRRVRVHQSDPVTVVVVDEQRPTPPAAAIEGEIVR
- the kal gene encoding 3-aminobutyryl-CoA ammonia lyase, encoding MITVTHRRYVPYAHAHYAGNLVDGAYSLGLFGDVATEICIRLDGDEGLFASYDDVQFKAPVRAGDVLEIVGTVTKMGTRSRKISFEVRVVCRGTDGSAAQVLTEPIVATTAVGTVVVPPKP
- the kamD gene encoding lysine 5,6-aminomutase subunit alpha: MAGKLDLDPAVVARARALAVRAGQPVVDLARSHTTVSVERAVLRLAGVTGADPDGIPWVNRLVDAVRADVGLGHGVAVPVFHAMETAGVEDVTVLAQKAAAGSIRFTMPARPAKARQRAERATAAGLKTIDRRRAERDRLIKRFGDPKQRPWIYLIVATGDIYEDIPQAQAAARAGADVIAVIRSTGQSLLDYVPEGATREGFAGTYATQENFRLMRAALDETSKEVGRYVRLTNYASGLCMPEIATLAGLQRLDMMLNDSMYGILFRDINPIRTFVDQRFSRQIHARAGIIINTGEDNYLTTADAVDAAHTVTVSQLMNEYFAHEAGLADWQLGLGHAFEINPDLPDSFRLELAHALLARELFPDAPLKWMPPTKHMTGDVFRGNLLDGFFNLAGALTGQGILLVGMMTEAVVTPWLSDRDIALQNVRYVLNGAGNLHEDFTPGPFIRGRADQVLSEAIDLLEKIVDDGMLNAIADGTFGIMKRPADRGKGLDGVSKIDEDYYNPAVES
- the kamE gene encoding lysine 5,6-aminomutase subunit beta — protein: MIVRPYGDTTGDGMVQLSFTLPIPHDKRAEGAALQLAGKMGMDPAMLVHAKQMGDGFTFFVVYGKVAHLVDTDKVQVVERDFPLLSAKEVNATIKRRMRRRLNVVGACIGTDAHTVGIDAILNLKGIAGEKGLEYYSELSVTNMGAQVSVPDLVETARAKKADAVLVSQVVTQRDAHLQNTRAMSAAFREALPAGKRPLLIVGGPRFDELMAPELGVDRIFSRGTTPREVASYLVHALAGGSQ
- the lnt gene encoding apolipoprotein N-acyltransferase, encoding MTLPPPALTEPGPAADVPPRPLRLPVAVALAVASGVALLLALPPYDLWWLAPVGVALLAAAVHRRRLRAGFGLGYLTGLVLFVPLLEWTTIGAGWLPWIILSVAQAAYIGLAGLAGAWTSPLADRWRALWPLLTGLIWAGQEFLRDRTPFGGFPWGRLAFSQGDAPTLRLAAYGGAPLVTFVVAIAGGALLALAWRRTGVLAAAGFAALTAVLLVGPAVLPLAGIGGPTTTVAIVQGNVPRLGLDFNAQRRAVLDNHVNATIALAADVAAGRQKQPGLVVWPENSSDIDPLRNDDAAALIQSAADAIKAPILVGTLQRTDVEGDIYNVGILWRPGGAGPDLDQQYEKRHPVPFAEYMPLRSIARLVTDKVELVRNMLAGDHPGVIDTGAVVVGDVICFEVAYDGIVRDTVDGGAQILTVQTNNATFNEAEALQQLAMVRLRAVEHGREALMVSTVGVSGFVDGEGSVHGSTGFNTGAVVVRDMNLDGPRTLATRSGHWPEVLIVFGTVCALIGVLPLRRRKTRIDSDDVTVSEER
- a CDS encoding amidohydrolase; amino-acid sequence: MTNTPSVRYVNGHFYSAAEPRATAMVTRGDTIAWLGDSADAPAADMTVDLGGALVTPAFVDAHLHATDTGLAFDGLDLSGVRSPGELLDRVAAFAATRPADGVVHGHGWDESTWTDQTPPTAAELERAAAGRRVYLSQASVHSALASSSLLPAAAGVEGYHESGWVREAAHHAVRAIALGSLTTAQRTAAQTTALQKAASMGIAAVHECAGPGTSSEDDFASVLALSGRGLPQVFGFWGELGGAERARELGAHGAAGDLYADGALGSRTASVRAPYHDGDHGCGEAFITAEQAAEHLLDCIRVGFQGGFHAIGDAAIATVLEGFAIAAKKVGVDRLREGHHRIEHVELIDKAMIARMVEFGVIASVQPVFDALWGGSDRMYAQRLGVERALASNPIGAMHATGVALAFGSDSPVTALDPWAIVLAAAAPRNPRFRMSMRSAFAASTAGGWRAAAVSGAGVLKPGASATLAVWDTPGGVDGGLPALLPDMDGVTPERPVCLRTVLHGATIFER
- the kdd gene encoding L-erythro-3,5-diaminohexanoate dehydrogenase; this encodes MSMVGLRRVVEPAGVLPQAAWRLAASPEIGPDETRIRVRRLNLDAASYRQLAEKHANNGDAIRAEVLDIVRTRGKMHNPVTGSGGMLIGVVEEVGPESPLAVKPGDLVATLVSLTLTPLVITDGLAGWDGLSEQVPAEGTAILFGRSIVGVLPDDLPPELALAVYDVCGAPALTDRVVRGYPAGAKVVVLGGAGKSGSLTLAAARRAGARTQAVVVNERERDALVEAGLADEVAIADARNPVAVAAAVGEPADVTVVCVDVPGCEHGAILATANGGTVIFFSMATSFPAAALGAEGLAADVTMLIGNGYVPGHAEFAVDLLRQVPAVRALFEARIAAD